In one Silene latifolia isolate original U9 population chromosome 10, ASM4854445v1, whole genome shotgun sequence genomic region, the following are encoded:
- the LOC141609122 gene encoding putative invertase inhibitor, whose amino-acid sequence MSSYTLLSLLHLLLFLTSINATNLINQTCHNSSKNDPNINYKFCVYALQSAPASQCANLTRLGLMAIKLIKNNVTDTRCLIKQLLSNKMLDKSTKEGLTDCLDLYSDSQPTLNEAAKDYRARRYVEANLKVSSVIDASTTCEQGFEDLEIGSPLAQQNNHAYQLSAIALSIMNMFHLAMK is encoded by the coding sequence ATGAGTTCTTACACTCTCCTTAGTTTGTTGCATCTACTCCTCTTCCTTACCTCCATCAATGCTACAAATTTGATCAACCAAACATGTCATAACTCATCCAAAAACGATCCGAACATCAACTACAAGTTTTGTGTCTACGCTCTTCAGTCTGCTCCAGCTAGCCAATGTGCGAACCTAACTCGACTAGGCCTAATGGCGATCAAGTTAATTAAGAATAATGTGACCGATACACGGTGCTTAATTAAGCAACTCTTGTCTAACAAGATGTTGGATAAGAGCACCAAAGAAGGATTAACCGATTGCTTGGACCTTTACTCGGATTCTCAACCCACTCTAAATGAAGCTGCAAAAGATTATAGAGCGAGGCGATATGTAGAGGCAAATCTAAAGGTTAGCTCCGTGATTGATGCGTCAACTACTTGTGAACAAGGGTTCGAAGATCTTGAGATTGGGTCTCCATTAGCACAACAAAACAATCATGCTTATCAATTGTCCGCAATTGCGCTTTCTATTATGAATATGTTCCATTTGGCTAtgaaataa